From the genome of Drosophila melanogaster chromosome 2L, one region includes:
- the eIF4A gene encoding eukaryotic translation initiation factor 4A, isoform A: MDDRNEIPQDGPASMEPEGVIESTWHEVYDNFDDMNLREELLRGIYGYGFEKPSAIQQRAIIPCVRGRDVIAQAQSGTGKTATFSIAILQQIDTSIRECQALILAPTRELATQIQRVVMALGEYMKVHSHACIGGTNVREDARILESGCHVVVGTPGRVYDMINRKVLRTQYIKLFVLDEADEMLSRGFKDQIQDVFKMLPPDVQVILLSATMPPDVLEVSRCFMRDPVSILVKKEELTLEGIKQFYVNVKQENWKLGTLCDLYDTLSITQSVIFCNTRRKVDQLTQEMSIHNFTVSAMHGDMEQRDREVIMKQFRSGSSRVLITTDLLARGIDVQQVSLVINYDLPSNRENYIHRIGRGGRFGRKGVAINFITDDDRRILKDIEQFYHTTIEEMPANIADLI; the protein is encoded by the exons AT GGATGACCGAAATGAGATACCTCAGGATGGCCCCGCCAGCATGGAACCCGAGGGCGTCATCGAGTCCACCTGGCACGAGGTGTACGACAACTTCGATGACATGAACTTGCGCGAGGAGTTGCTGCGCGGCATCTACGGTTATGGTTTCGAGAAGCCGTCGGCCATCCAGCAGCGCGCCATCATTCCCTGTGTGAGGGGTCGCGATGTCATTGCCCAGGCCCAGTCGG GAACTGGCAAGACTGCCACCTTCTCGATTGCTATCCTTCAGCAAATCGACACGAGCATTCGCGAGTGCCAGGCGCTGATCCTGGCCCCCACTCGCGAGTTGGCCACGCAGATCCAGCGCGTGGTGATGGCGCTCGGCGAGTACATGAAGGTGCACTCGCACGCCTGCATTGGCGGCACTAACGTGCGCGAAGACGCCCGCATCTTGGAATCCGGTTGCCATGTGGTGGTGGGCACTCCTGGCCGCGTCTACGACATGATCAACCGCAAGGTGCTGCGCACCCAGTACATCAAGCTGTTCGTGCTGGATGAGGCCGATGAGATGTTGTCCCGCGGTTTCAAGGATCAGATCCAGGATGTCTTCAAGATGCTGCCCCCAGATGTGCAGGTCATCCTGCTGTCCGCCACCATGCCGCCGGATGTGCTCGAAGTGAGCCGTTGCTTCATGCGTGATCCCGTCAGCATCCTGGTTAAGAAGGAGGAACTGACCCTTGAGGGTATCAAGCAGTTTTACGTCAACGTGAAGCAGGAGAACTGGAAACTGGGCACCCTTTGCGATCTGTACGATACGCTGTCCATCACCCAGTCGGTAATCTTCTGCAACACCCGTCGCAAG GTGGACCAACTGACCCAGGAGATGTCTATCCACAACTTCACCGTCTCGGCCATGCACGGCGACATGGAGCAGCGTGATCGCGAGGTCATCATGAAACAATTCCGTTCGGGCTCGTCTCGTGTTCTGATTACCACTGATTTACTGGCGCGCGGTATTGATGTGCAGCAGGTGTCGTTGGTCATCAACTATGATCTGCCCTCGAACCGCGAGAACTACATTCATAG AATTGGTCGCGGTGGTCGTTTCGGTCGCAAGGGTGTTGCGATCAACTTTATTACAGATGATGATCGACGAATCCTTAAGGATATTGAACAGTTCTACCACACAACAATTGAGGAAATGCCTGCTAATATTGCcgatttgatttaa
- the ifc gene encoding infertile crescent, isoform B: MGLHPVAGHFISEHYMFAKGFETYSYYGPLNWITFNVGYHNEHHDFPAVPGSRLPEVKRIAKEFYDTMPQHTSWTRVLYDFIMDPAVGPYARVKRRQRGLAS, from the coding sequence ATGGGACTGCACCCGGTGGCCGGACACTTTATCTCGGAGCACTACATGTTCGCCAAGGGCTTTGAGACGTACTCCTACTACGGTCCGCTCAACTGGATCACCTTCAATGTGGGCTACCACAACGAGCATCACGACTTTCCGGCGGTGCCCGGCTCCAGGCTGCCAGAGGTTAAGCGCATCGCTAAGGAATTCTACGACACAATGCCACAGCACACCAGCTGGACCCGGGTTCTGTACGACTTCATCATGGACCCAGCAGTGGGACCTTACGCACGCGTGAAGCGACGCCAGCGCGGCCTGGCCTCCTAA
- the ifc gene encoding infertile crescent, isoform A, with the protein MGQKVSRTDFEWVYTEEPHASRRKIILEKYPQIKKLFGHDPNFKWVAGAMVLTQILALFVVKDLSWSWLIVAAYCFGGIINHSLMLAVHEISHNLAFGHSRPMHNRILGFICNLPIGLPMSISFKKYHLEHHRYQGDEAIDTDIPTLLEARLFDTTFGKFLWVCLQPFFYIFRPLIINPKPPTRLEIINTVVQLTFNALIVYFLGWKPLAYLLIGSILAMGLHPVAGHFISEHYMFAKGFETYSYYGPLNWITFNVGYHNEHHDFPAVPGSRLPEVKRIAKEFYDTMPQHTSWTRVLYDFIMDPAVGPYARVKRRQRGLAS; encoded by the exons ATGGGACAGAAAGTTTCGCGCACCGACTTCGAGTGGGTGTACACGGAGGAGCCGCACGCCTCGCGGCGCAAGATCATACTGGAGAAGTACCCGCAGATCAAGAAGCTCTTTGGCCACGACCCGAATTTCAAGTGGGTGGCCGGCGCAATGGTGCTCACACAGATCCTGGCGCTGTTCGTCGTGAAGGACCTGTCGTGGTCGTGGCTCATCGTGGCCGCCTATTGCTTCGGCGGCATCATCAACCACTCGTTGATGCTGGCCGTTCACGAGATCTCGCACAACCTGGCCTTTGGACACAGCAGACCTATGCACAACCGGATCTTGGGCTTCATCTGCAACCTGCCCATCGGGTTGCCCATGAGCATTTCCTTCAAAAAGTACCATCTGGAACATCACCG TTACCAAGGTGATGAGGCAATTGACACTGACATACCCACACTGCTGGAGGCGCGCCTGTTTGACACCACATTTGGAAAATTTCTGTGGGTGTGCCTGCAGccttttttttacattttccgtCCACTGATTATTAACCCGAAGCCACCTACACGCCTGGAGATTATTAACACCGTGGTGCAGCTAACTTTCAACGCCCTGATCGTTTACTTTCTGGGCTGGAAGCCACTGGCCTATCTGTTGATCGGCAGTATTCTAGCAATGGGACTGCACCCGGTGGCCGGACACTTTATCTCGGAGCACTACATGTTCGCCAAGGGCTTTGAGACGTACTCCTACTACGGTCCGCTCAACTGGATCACCTTCAATGTGGGCTACCACAACGAGCATCACGACTTTCCGGCGGTGCCCGGCTCCAGGCTGCCAGAGGTTAAGCGCATCGCTAAGGAATTCTACGACACAATGCCACAGCACACCAGCTGGACCCGGGTTCTGTACGACTTCATCATGGACCCAGCAGTGGGACCTTACGCACGCGTGAAGCGACGCCAGCGCGGCCTGGCCTCCTAA
- the chic gene encoding chickadee, isoform B, whose product MSWQDYVDNQLLASQCVTKACIAGHDGNIWAQSSGFEVTKEELSKLISGFDQQDGLTSNGVTLAGQRYIYLSGTDRVVRAKLGRSGVHCMKTTQAVIVSIYEDPVQPQQAASVVEKLGDYLITCGY is encoded by the exons ATGAGCTGGCAAGATTATGTGGACAACCAACTCCTGGCCTCGCAGTGCGTGACCAAGGCGTGCATCGCCGGCCACGACGGCAACATTTGGGCGCAGTCCAGTGGCTTTGAG GTGACAAAAGAGGAGCTCTCCAAACTGATCAGCGGCTTTGACCAGCAGGACGGTCTCACCAGCAACGGCGTGACACTCGCCGGCCAGCGGTACATTTACCTTTCCGGCACAGACCGCGTGGTGCGCGCCAAGCTCGGCCGGAGCGGAGTGCACTGCATGAAGACAACACAAG CCGTGATCGTTTCCATCTACGAGGATCCCGTTCAGCCCCAGCAGGCCGCTTCCGTGGTAGAGAAACTTGGAGATTATCTGATTACTTGCGGGTACTAG
- the Kdm5 gene encoding lysine demethylase 5, isoform C has protein sequence MSAKTEADNTTAANSGGGGVGSGTSSGGGASANGTATPARRLRTRNSTGNGTNSGSESVKKSNANDEPSTPVTPAGATGSHTHAPPGISPAVMERPMPSVPMNHASSSVSASKKYHNSCPHPTPTPAPTGHKKSVHTQPHSSNKFDQGKNEEFHFDTPPECPVFRPTTEEFKNPLAYISKIRSIAEKCGIAKILPPATWSPPFAVDVDKLRFVPRVQRLNELEAKTRVKLNFLDQIAKFWELQGSSLKIPMVERKALDLYTLHRIVQEEGGMEQTTKDRKWAKVANRMQYPSSKSVGATLKAHYERILHPFEVYTSGKVLGPTPTSSGSGSTPVKLEDGGGTDYKAHEIPTRQQIAPPNETNTRRSKRFGNSNASCGLSGVTPTTKPSAGVFVKTETKEEFKRDLLSSFNAVNSGGSPLATGTTANTRGASQKKGGEPPALIVDPLMKYICHICNRGDVEESMLLCDGCDDSYHTFCLLPPLTSIPKGEWLCPRCVVEEVSKPQEAFGFEQAEREYTLQQFGQMADQFKQEYFRKPVHLVPTEMVEREFWRIVSSIDEDVTVEYGADLHTMDHGSGFPTKSSLYLLPGDQEYAESSWNLNNLPLLEDSILGHINADISGMNAPWMYVGMCFAAFCWHNEDHWSYSINYLHWGEPKTWYGVPGSCAEQFEETMKQAAPELFSSQPDLLHQLVTIMNPNILMNNRVPVFRTDQHAGEFVITFPRAYHAGFNQGYNFAEAVNFAPADWLKMGRECVNHYSMLRRFCVFSHDELVCKMALEPAKLTFGIATACYIDMAEMVDTEKKLRKSLLEWGVTRAERRAFELVNDDERHCQECNTTCFLSAVACECNDKLIVCLRHYTVLCGCAPEKHTLIYRYTLDEMPLMLQKLKVKAHSFERWLSRCRDIVDAHTPTSVTLQELQELCKEAETKKFPSSLLIDRLNAAAVEAEKCVTVIQQLGINKVRTRSDHNQEAAQYKLTMEELELFVQEIDNLCCIIDEGASVRELLVLGKQFVERSESQLQLSLESLEESELETLINEGSSLRIELQQLDLLQKRLKQCKWYKRSQGLRETSSKLTYQDVKNLLHIAAADLDPTDPYVDKEMRKLQQIGADIEAWESQAAKYFRRLTQQHELGEIEQFLKSASDINGQVPSHGLLKDALRKAREWLRAVEQLQQNNHVTYCHTLEAMIERGLNIPIQLEELSRMQGHLNSAHQWKDNTACAFLKKGTFYTLLEVLMPRSDAINIDSDLKPRFQDDFLKEKNPAEIVASFKHAEEQELLDMRELRRQNMNKNPMRDMFCLCKSEFRNLMFNCQLCRDWFHEDCVPPPSATNQNGIVNGGSGPGTNRPKWLCPSCVRSKRPRLETILPLLVQLQQLPIRLPEDEALRCLAERAMNWQDRARKALSSPDVSAAQEAIMAQQQQKRRSEGGAGVGNISSPRKPRRRGSLTKEASGSTESDADDDDDEDECRLRIVEDNFSNDEDEPRTAPATSTVNSDLLKLLSDSEIENLLDLMMEGDLLEVSLDETQELWRILETMPPTLLQAEAMERVVQYMQRQRQQHTNPLPTSGAEDSNDSLMVQNSPNSNSNSGGATGSASNSGRNKKRRSNDTGGNSAVPRKKQSTPKQTPGKKGSAAAARKSDAKASPAASTTPGADADAENKQANGGNTNSSTGSGGGNSATTTPTPGSTHKKRKRTSTTATNNNNNNNNNSTNNSNSSTNLNSNTTSGQGAATGGNNATGGQKKHAQRSQQAAQEDDEEECRAENCHKPTGREVDWVQCDGGCNEWFHMYCVGLNRSQIKPDDDYICIRCTKTVAIGTQGSGHSMSVASTTTPGKQRAVQSAR, from the exons ATGTCCGCCAAAACTGAGGCGGACAACACGACGGCCGCCAACTCCGGCGGCGGAGGAGTCGGGAGCGGCACCTCATCCGGCGGGGGCGCATCCGCGAATGGAACAGCAACTCCGGCACGTCGTCTGCGTACCCGAAACTCAACGGGCAACGGGACTAATAGTGGAAGTGAGTCCGTAAAGAAATCCAATGCTAACGACGAGCCCTCGACCCCAGTCACCCCGGCAGGAGCAACAGGATCTCACACCCATGCTCCGCCAGGCATTTCTCCGGCGGTAATGGAACGGCCTATGCCCAGTGTTCCCATGAATCACGCCAGCAGCAGTGTGTCAGCCAGCAAAAAGTACCATAATAGTTGTCCTCATCCCACGCCCACGCCTGCGCCCACTGGGCACAAGAAGTCGGTCCACACGCAGccgcacagcagcaacaagtttGACCAGGGAAAGAACGAGGAGTTCCACTTTGACACGCCGCCAGAGTGCCCTGTGTTCCGGCCCACAACTGAGGAGTTCAAGAATCCACTGGCCTACATCAGCAAGATCCGCTCCATAGCTGAGAAGTGTGGAATCGCAAAGATCCTGCCGCCGGCAACCTGGTCGCCGCCGTTTGCAGTGGACGTGGACAAGCTACGCTTTGTGCCACGTGTCCAGCGGCTGAATGAGCTCGAGGCAAAGACGCGCGTCAAACTCAACTTCCTTGATCAGATCGCAAAGTTCTGGGAGCTGCAAGGCTCTTCACTAAAGATCCCAATGGTGGAGCGAAAGGCTCTCGACTTGTACACACTGCACCGCATCGTTCAGGAGGAGGGGGGCATGGAGCAAACCACAAAGGATCGCAAGTGGGCCAAGGTGGCCAACCGGATGCAGTACCCCTCAAGCAAAAGTGTTGGCGCAACCCTGAAGGCACACTACGAACGCATCTTGCACCCCTTTGAGGTATACACTTCGGGAAAGGTTCTAGGACCCACACCAACGTCGTCTGGATCTGGTAGCACACCCGTCAAATTGGAGGACGGAGGTGGAACCGATTACAAAGCCCATGAAATTCCCACACGGCAGCAGATTGCGCCGCCCAACGAGACAAACACACGTCGCTCCAAGCGTTTCGGAAATTCCAATGCCAGCTGCGGCCTGAGTGGTGTTACACCCACAACAAAGCCATCAGCGGGCGTATTTGTCAAGACGGAGACCAAGGAAGAATTTAAGAGGGATCTTCTCAGCAGTTTCAATGCTGTCAACAGCGGCGGATCGCCATTAGCCACAGGTACTACGGCAAACACTCGCGGAGCCAGCCAGAAGAAGGGAGGAGAGCCTCCAGCACTTATCGTAGACCCACTGATGAAGTACATTTGCCACATCTGCAATCGCGGCGACGTCGAGGAGTCAATGCTGCTTTGCGATGGCTGCGACGACAGCTACCACACCTTTTGCCTGTTGCCGCCTCTGACCAGCATACCCAAAG GCGAATGGCTTTGCCCGCGCTGCGTCGTCGAGGAAGTAAGCAAACCGCAGGAGGCGTTTGGTTTTGAACAGGCAGAGAGGGAATACACTCTGCAACAATTTGGACAAATGGCTGACCAGTTCAAGCAAGAATACTTCCGCAAGCCGGTGCACTTGGTGCCCACTGAGATGGTGGAGCGCGAGTTTTGGCGCATCGTGTCATCTATCGATGAAGACGTTACCGTTGAGTATGGGGCGGACTTGCACACAATGGATCACGGCTCTGGTTTTCCCACTAAGAGCTCGTTATATTTGTTGCCGGGCGACCAAGAGTATGCAGAGTCAAGCTGGAACCTTAACAACTTGCCGTTGCTGGAGGATTCCATTCTTGGTCACATCAATGCCGACATTAGCGGCATGAACGCTCCGTGGATGTATGTGGGCATGTGCTTCGCAGCCTTCTGCTGGCACAACGAGGACCACTGGAGCTACTCCATCAACTATCTTCACTGGGGAGAACCTAAAACCTGGTACGGTGTTCCGGGGTCCTGTGCTGAGCAGTTTGAAGAGACCATGAAGCAGGCAGCTCCAGAACTTTTTTCATCACAGCCCGATCTGCTTCACCAGCTGGTGACCATTATGAACCCGAACATTTTGATGAACAATCGTGTACCGGTATTCCGAACCGATCAGCATGCAGGCGAGTTTGTGATCACCTTTCCCAGGGCCTATCACGCAGGCTTTAACCAAGGCTATAACTTCGCGGAGGCCGTCAATTTTGCACCTGCCGATTGGCTGAAGATGGGGCGCGAGTGTGTTAACCACTATTCCATGCTGCGACGTTTCTGTGTCTTTTCGCACGACGAGCTCGTTTGCAAGATGGCCCTGGAGCCAGCGAAACTCACATTTGGCATCGCTACTGCCTGCTACATCGACATGGCCGAAATGGTCGACACGGAGAAGAAACTGCGCAAATCGCTTTTGGAGTGGGGCGTTACCCGCGCAGAGCGTCGCGCCTTCGAGCTAGTAAACGACGATGAGCGCCATTGCCAAGAGTGCAACACCACGTGCTTCCTGTCGGCGGTGGCCTGCGAGTGCAACGACAAGTTGATTGTCTGTTTGCGCCACTATACGGTACTCTGCGGCTGTGCTCCTGAGAAGCACACTCTGATATATCGTTATACACTGGACGAGATGCCGCTGATGCTGCAGAAACTTAAGGTGAAGGCGCACAGCTTCGAGCGATGGCTTTCACGTTGCCGTGACATAGTCGATGCACATACACCCACCTCGGTGACCCTGCAGGAGCTGCAGGAATTGTGCAAGGAGGCCGAGACGAAAAAGTTTCCCTCCTCGCTGCTCATCGATCGCCTTAATGCTGCGGCCGTTGAGGCAGAGAAATGTGTCACAGTCATACAGCAACTGGGTATCAATAAG GTGCGAACTCGCTCGGACCACAACCAGGAGGCTGCTCAGTACAAGCTAACCATGGAGGAGCTAGAGTTGTTCGTTCAAGAAATCGATAATCTCTGCTGCATCATTGACGAGGGCGCTTCGGTGCGAGAGCTGCTTGTTTTGGGAAAACAGTTTGTGGAGCGGTCCGAGAGCCAGCTGCAATTATCGCTGGAGTCTCTGGAGGAGAGTGAGCTGGAAACGTTAATAAACGAAGGCAGCTCCTTACGCATCGAACTGCAACAGCTCGACCTACTGCAAAAGCGACTGAAGCAGTGCAAGTGGTACAAGCGCTCGCAGGGATTGAGGGAGACCAGCTCGAAGCTGACCTACCAAGACGTGAAGAACCTGTTACACATTGCGGCTGCTGACCTTGATCCCACGGATCCGTATGTCGACAAGGAGATGCGAAAATTGCAACAGATCGGTGCAGATATCGAAGCCTGGGAGTCGCAGGCGGCCAAGTATTTCCGGCGACTGACCCAACAGCACGAACTGGGCGAAATTGAGCAGTTCTTGAAATCGGCCTCCGACATCAACGGTCAAGTGCCTTCGCATGGACTGCTGAAGGATGCACTACGAAAGGCGCGTGAGTGGCTACGGGCCGTTGAGCAGCTACAGCAAAACAACCACGTCACATATTGCCACACACTGGAGGCAATGATCGAGCGCGGCTTGAACATACCCAtccagctggaggagctgagCCGAATGCAGGGACACCTAAATAGTGCACATCAATGGAAGGACAATACAGCGTGCGCCTTCCTCAAGAAGGGCACCTTCTATACGCTCTTGGAGGTTCTCATGCCCCGGTCGGACGCCATCAACATAGACTCGGATCTCAAGCCGCGCTTCCAG GATGATTTTCTGAAAGAGAAAAATCCGGCGGAGATTGTGGCCAGCTTCAAGCACGctgaggagcaggagctgctCGATATGCGCGAACTTCGGCGGCAAAATATGAACAAGAATCCCATGCGCGATATGTTCTGCTTGTGCAAGTCCGAGTTCCGAAACTTAATGTTCAATTGTCAGTTGTGCCGCGATTGGTTTCACGAGGATTGCGTCCCACCGCCATCAGCcacaaatcaaaatggaatTGTTAACGGCGGATCAGGACCAGGTACCAATCGACCCAAGTGGCTATGTCCGAGCTGTGTGCGCTCGAAGAGACCGCGCCTAGAAACCATCCTTCCGCTACTTGTCCAGCTGCAGCAACTGCCCATCCGTCTGCCCGAGGACGAAGCGTTGCGTTGCCTGGCGGAGCGTGCGATGAACTGGCAGGATCGGGCCAGGAAAGCTCTTAGCAGTCCTGACGTCAGTGCGGCTCAAGAAGCGATTatggcgcagcagcagcagaagcggcGCTCCGAGGGTGGAGCAGGGGTGGGAAATATCAGCAGTCCACGGAAGCCACGTCGACGGGGGAGCCTGACGAAAGAGGCAAGTGGTTCAACAGAGTCCGATgccgacgacgatgacgacgaggaCGAATGTCGTCTTCGAATCGTCGAAGACAACTTTAGTAACGATGAAGATGAGCCTCGTACCGCCCCCGCGACCTCCACCGTCAACTCCGATCTCCTCAAGCTGCTGTCCGAcagtgaaattgaaaatttgctTGACCTGATGATGGAGGGCGACCTGCTAGAGGTATCCTTAGATGAAACGCAGGAGCTGTGGCGCATTCTAGAAACGATGCCGCCCACGTTGCTGCAGGCGGAGGCCATGGAGCGTGTTGTCCAGTACATGCAGCGTCAGCGGCAACAGCATACAAATCCGCTGCCAACATCCGGCGCCGAAGACTCTAACGATAGTCTGATGGTACAAAATAGTCccaatagcaacagcaatagTGGCGGGGCAACGGGTTCTGCGAGCAACAGCGGACGCAACAAGAAGAGGCGCTCCAACGACACCGGCGGCAACTCGGCAGTGCCGCGCAAGAAGCAGAGCACACCGAAGCAGACACCGGGCAAGAAGGGATCAGCGGCAGCGGCACGCAAGAGCGATGCCAAGGCATCGCCAGCAGCATCCACCACTCCGGGTGCGGATGCCGATGCCGAGAATAAGCAGGCCAACGGCGGTAATACGAActccagtacaggatcaggtGGTGGCAATTCTGCGACGACGACGCCCACACCCGGCTCGACGCACAAAAAGCGAAAGCGCACCtcaaccacagccaccaataataacaacaacaataataataacagcacgaacaatagcaacagcagtaCCAATTTGaacagcaacaccaccagCGGCCAGGGAGCAGCTACTGGAGGCAATAATGCGACTGGCGGTCAGAAGAAGCACGCGCAACGGTCTCAACAGGCGGCGCAGgaggacgacgaggaggagtgCCGGGCGGAGAACTGCCACAAGCCAACCGGGCGAGAGGTGGACTGGGTGCAGTGCGACGGCGGCTGCAACGAATGGTTCCACATGTACTGTGTGGGCCTCAATCGCAGCCAGATAAAGCCCGACGACGACTATATCTGCATTCGATGCACAAAGACAGTTGCCATCGGAACACAGGGCTCCGGTCACAGTATGAGCGTGGCGTCCACGACGACGCCGGGCAAGCAGCGGGCGGTGCAATCGGCGCGGTAG